From a single Sporosarcina oncorhynchi genomic region:
- a CDS encoding dipicolinate synthase subunit B: protein MLQGKRIGLGITASHCTYDQILPVINELQSNGATVVPVITHSVLTAATRFGTGEEWIEKIEGATGEKVISTIVGAEPFGPSSPVDCMIIAPMTGNSISKFANAATDSPVLMAAKATLRNGSPVLLGISTNDALGLNGSNIIKLLNMKNVFFIPFGQDDPYKKPNSLISDFTLMVPAAAAALEKRQLQPLLILHR, encoded by the coding sequence ATGCTGCAAGGAAAAAGGATCGGTCTTGGAATAACCGCATCACATTGCACGTACGATCAGATATTGCCGGTCATCAACGAATTGCAGTCAAATGGCGCTACAGTTGTACCTGTGATCACGCATTCCGTTTTGACAGCGGCAACCCGATTCGGCACAGGTGAAGAGTGGATTGAAAAAATAGAGGGAGCAACAGGTGAAAAAGTAATTTCGACAATTGTCGGTGCAGAACCTTTTGGCCCATCCTCTCCAGTTGATTGTATGATTATCGCTCCGATGACTGGCAATTCGATAAGCAAATTTGCGAACGCAGCAACGGATTCACCGGTGCTGATGGCCGCAAAAGCAACATTACGCAACGGCAGTCCAGTCTTGCTCGGTATTTCAACAAATGATGCGTTAGGATTGAATGGTAGCAATATTATCAAGCTATTGAACATGAAAAATGTTTTTTTCATACCCTTTGGACAGGATGATCCGTATAAGAAGCCGAATTCTCTAATCTCCGATTTCACATTGATGGTACCCGCAGCGGCTGCTGCCCTCGAGAAAAGACAACTTCAACCCTTGCTGATTCTTCACCGTTAA
- a CDS encoding YlmC/YmxH family sporulation protein has product MLLSEMAQKELIQVEDGVRYGFLADTDLIFNRKTGAIIGFEVKKKFSRLPFRNKEQEAAEFIPWSEIVLVGEHRILFGKTHSMGDFDIEDD; this is encoded by the coding sequence ATGCTATTATCTGAAATGGCTCAAAAAGAGCTGATACAGGTGGAAGATGGAGTTCGTTATGGCTTTCTTGCGGATACGGATTTGATATTCAATCGGAAAACAGGAGCGATTATCGGTTTTGAAGTAAAAAAGAAATTCAGTCGCTTGCCGTTTCGCAACAAAGAGCAGGAAGCTGCAGAATTTATACCGTGGAGCGAAATTGTATTGGTTGGTGAACATCGGATCCTCTTCGGAAAGACGCACAGTATGGGAGATTTCGATATTGAAGATGATTGA
- a CDS encoding M16 family metallopeptidase: MISKYSCGNGVRVIHEKMPYVRSVAIGIWVKAGSAFEKDEEWGLSHFIEHMLFKGTPTRTARMIAEQFDRIGGDINAYTSKELTCYTTTVLDNHAEEAMEILADMFFHSVFDEKEMQREKTVILDEIASVEDTPDDDVDERLWSVMYPEHPIGRSIGGVKATINRFDKDMIRKYMDEHYTPRNIVISVAGNYDDRLIDTIAKHFGTFEKSPIEIEQKESAPVFHGGSTIKRKEIEQAHICLAYPGLPLKDDHLYDLILLDSIVGGTMSSRLFQEIREERGLAYSVYSYYSSYLSTGSFVIYGGTSPEHLEEMVSMMDSIIGELIDKGVSARELTNAKEQLKGSFLLGLESSESRMHRNGNNELIIGEHRTIDEVVALIDNVNINDVNKMAQTIFSCERAVSIISPYDQESESLN, from the coding sequence TTGATTAGTAAATATAGTTGTGGAAATGGAGTCAGAGTGATTCATGAAAAGATGCCATACGTCCGCTCTGTGGCAATCGGTATTTGGGTCAAAGCAGGCTCTGCGTTTGAAAAGGATGAAGAATGGGGCCTCTCTCATTTCATTGAGCATATGCTTTTTAAAGGAACACCAACGAGAACTGCGCGGATGATCGCAGAACAGTTCGATCGGATTGGCGGTGATATTAACGCTTATACATCTAAGGAATTGACTTGCTATACAACGACCGTATTGGATAATCATGCGGAAGAAGCAATGGAGATTCTTGCAGATATGTTCTTCCATTCCGTATTTGATGAAAAAGAGATGCAAAGAGAGAAAACGGTCATCTTGGATGAAATTGCGTCCGTTGAAGATACACCTGATGATGATGTAGATGAGCGCTTATGGTCCGTGATGTATCCTGAACATCCTATCGGCCGTTCAATCGGTGGGGTGAAAGCAACAATCAATCGTTTTGATAAAGATATGATACGGAAATATATGGATGAACATTACACACCTCGTAATATTGTCATTTCAGTCGCGGGCAATTATGATGATCGACTGATTGATACGATTGCCAAGCATTTCGGTACTTTCGAAAAATCACCAATAGAAATTGAGCAAAAAGAATCGGCACCTGTTTTTCATGGTGGTTCAACAATTAAACGAAAAGAAATTGAGCAAGCTCATATTTGTCTTGCGTATCCGGGATTACCACTAAAAGACGATCACTTATATGACCTTATACTTCTTGACAGCATAGTCGGCGGAACGATGTCATCGCGTTTATTCCAGGAAATTAGGGAAGAACGTGGACTTGCCTACTCGGTCTATTCCTATTACTCGTCATACCTCTCCACAGGCTCTTTTGTGATTTATGGCGGTACATCCCCCGAACATCTGGAGGAGATGGTTTCGATGATGGACAGCATCATTGGAGAATTAATTGACAAAGGTGTATCGGCCCGGGAATTGACCAATGCCAAAGAACAGTTGAAGGGGAGTTTTCTGCTTGGCTTAGAAAGTTCAGAATCTCGCATGCATCGTAACGGAAACAATGAATTGATCATCGGTGAACATCGAACGATTGACGAAGTAGTGGCACTAATTGACAATGTCAATATTAACGATGTTAATAAAATGGCACAGACAATATTTAGTTGTGAGCGTGCGGTTTCGATTATCAGTCCTTATGACCAAGAAAGTGAATCCCTTAATTGA
- the pnp gene encoding polyribonucleotide nucleotidyltransferase, whose amino-acid sequence MTEQKKVYSLEWAGRPLTIETGQLAKQANGAVLVRYGDTTVLSTATASKKPKPLDFFPLTVNYEERMYAVGKIPGGFIKREGRPSEKAVLTSRLIDRPIRPLFADGFRNDVQVISLVMSVDQNCTSEMAAMLGSSLALSISDIPFEGPIAGVQIGRIDDEFIINPNPDQLEKSDLDLVVAGTKDAINMVEAGAKEVAEDIILEAIMFGHEQIIKLIEFQEMIIAEVGKEKMEITLFQLDEDVLNEVKEKCETDLINAIQTEEKHAREEAITAVKNDILEFYTEAEADDDKMKQVKSVLDHLVKEEVRRLITDEKVRPDGRGLDEIRPLASEVGILPRTHGSGLFTRGQTQALSVCTLGALGEVQIIDGLGLEESKRFMHHYNFPNFSVGETGPIRGPGRREIGHGALGERALEAILPDEKDFPYTIRLVAEVLESNGSSSQASICASTMAMMNAGVPIKAPVAGIAMGLVKKGENYSVLSDIQGLEDHLGDMDFKVAGTEKGITALQMDIKIDGLSREILEESLTQAKIGRMKILSHMLSTISTPSEELSAYAPKIIMIHINPDKIRDVIGPGGKVINKIIEETGVKIDTEQDGTIYISSPDSPMNEKAKAMIENIVREAKVGEYYLGKVKRIEKFGAFVEIFPGKDGLLHISEIQEERTKAVEDVLKLDDELMVKVIEIDNQGRVNLSRKIVIKEEKEAAEKENNA is encoded by the coding sequence ATGACAGAACAGAAAAAAGTTTATTCACTTGAGTGGGCTGGAAGACCGTTGACGATTGAAACGGGTCAACTGGCGAAACAGGCAAACGGCGCAGTACTTGTACGTTACGGCGATACAACCGTATTATCGACAGCAACTGCATCCAAAAAGCCAAAACCGCTTGATTTCTTCCCATTGACAGTGAACTATGAAGAGAGAATGTATGCGGTAGGTAAAATTCCAGGAGGATTTATTAAACGAGAAGGTCGTCCGTCAGAAAAAGCTGTTTTGACGAGCCGTCTAATTGACCGTCCGATTCGCCCTTTATTTGCGGATGGATTCCGTAATGATGTACAAGTTATCTCACTTGTCATGTCTGTTGACCAGAACTGCACATCTGAAATGGCTGCGATGCTTGGATCATCTCTAGCGTTGTCTATTTCTGATATTCCATTTGAAGGACCAATCGCTGGTGTCCAAATCGGCCGTATTGATGATGAATTCATCATCAACCCAAATCCTGACCAGCTAGAAAAAAGTGATCTTGATCTTGTAGTAGCAGGAACTAAAGACGCAATTAACATGGTTGAAGCGGGTGCAAAAGAAGTCGCTGAAGATATCATTCTAGAAGCGATTATGTTTGGTCATGAACAGATCATTAAACTCATCGAATTCCAAGAAATGATTATTGCCGAAGTTGGTAAAGAGAAAATGGAAATTACGTTATTCCAATTGGATGAAGATGTATTGAATGAAGTGAAAGAGAAATGTGAAACAGATTTAATCAATGCTATCCAAACGGAAGAGAAGCATGCCCGTGAAGAAGCAATCACTGCAGTGAAAAATGATATACTCGAATTCTACACAGAAGCAGAAGCTGATGATGATAAAATGAAGCAAGTGAAAAGCGTTCTGGATCACCTTGTCAAAGAAGAAGTCCGTCGACTGATCACTGATGAAAAAGTCCGTCCTGATGGTCGTGGTTTGGATGAAATCCGCCCATTAGCATCAGAAGTTGGGATTTTACCCCGTACGCATGGTTCAGGGCTGTTCACACGCGGACAAACTCAGGCTTTGAGTGTATGTACATTAGGTGCACTCGGTGAAGTACAAATCATTGATGGTCTTGGACTTGAAGAGTCCAAGCGTTTCATGCACCATTATAATTTCCCGAATTTCAGTGTAGGTGAAACTGGTCCAATCCGTGGTCCAGGCCGCCGTGAAATTGGTCACGGGGCACTTGGTGAACGCGCGCTTGAAGCAATCCTACCCGATGAAAAAGATTTCCCGTATACAATTCGTCTAGTGGCAGAAGTGCTCGAATCAAACGGCTCTTCATCCCAGGCGTCAATCTGTGCATCTACGATGGCAATGATGAATGCAGGGGTTCCTATTAAAGCACCTGTAGCTGGAATTGCTATGGGTCTTGTGAAAAAAGGCGAAAATTATTCTGTCCTTTCAGATATCCAAGGTTTAGAAGACCACTTAGGCGATATGGACTTTAAAGTTGCTGGAACTGAAAAAGGAATTACAGCTTTACAAATGGATATTAAGATTGACGGACTTTCCCGTGAAATTCTTGAAGAATCACTGACACAAGCCAAAATCGGTAGAATGAAGATTCTTAGCCATATGCTGTCAACAATCTCCACTCCGAGTGAAGAGCTGTCTGCGTATGCTCCGAAAATCATCATGATCCATATTAATCCCGATAAGATTCGTGATGTAATTGGGCCTGGTGGGAAAGTAATTAATAAGATCATTGAAGAGACTGGCGTTAAAATTGACACAGAACAAGATGGAACGATTTATATTTCATCACCAGATTCACCGATGAACGAAAAAGCGAAAGCGATGATTGAAAACATCGTCCGCGAAGCGAAAGTCGGAGAGTATTATTTAGGGAAAGTGAAACGGATTGAAAAGTTCGGTGCATTTGTAGAAATATTCCCTGGTAAAGATGGCTTACTTCATATTTCTGAAATTCAGGAAGAACGTACGAAAGCTGTTGAAGATGTCTTGAAATTAGATGATGAGCTAATGGTTAAAGTCATCGAAATTGACAACCAAGGCCGCGTTAATTTATCCCGTAAAATAGTTATCAAAGAAGAGAAAGAAGCAGCAGAAAAAGAAAATAACGCGTAA
- the rpsO gene encoding 30S ribosomal protein S15 has protein sequence MAITQERKHELINEFKIHENDTGSADVQIAILTEEINNLNTHLQLHKKDHHSRRGLLKMVGTRKRLLKFLRETDVQRYRDLIAKLGLRR, from the coding sequence ATGGCTATTACACAAGAGCGTAAACATGAATTGATCAACGAATTCAAAATTCACGAAAACGATACTGGGTCTGCCGACGTGCAGATCGCTATCCTTACTGAAGAGATCAACAACTTGAACACACACTTGCAACTTCATAAGAAGGATCACCACTCACGTCGTGGACTTCTTAAGATGGTCGGTACACGTAAAAGACTTCTAAAGTTCTTGCGTGAAACTGATGTTCAACGTTATCGAGATCTTATTGCAAAACTCGGCCTTCGCCGTTAA
- a CDS encoding bifunctional riboflavin kinase/FAD synthetase, giving the protein MEIYHLTYPEKTSIDDKGPFSMALGFFDGLHKGHQTVIGEAIRKAKELGIHSAVMTFDPHPSHLFDSGKNKVGYITQYDEKTRLLKEMGVDTLFIVKFDLDLASLSPEQFIELFIKGLGVKHVTAGFDFTFGSKGSGTMEQMESLAGDSYGTTTIEKVKDYDEKISSTRIRKLLSEGDVEKTAALLGRPFRTSGIVVHGEKRGRQLGFPTANISYNEDSIIPSIGVYAVRIEFAGKVYGGVCSVGKKPTFHDSSSMATTVEVHIIDFDDDIYGVEVKVDWITFIRGEVKFSSVDALIQQIGEDKEIARQLLFKD; this is encoded by the coding sequence ATGGAAATCTATCATTTAACATACCCAGAAAAAACATCAATTGATGACAAAGGACCCTTTTCGATGGCTCTCGGTTTTTTTGATGGGCTGCATAAAGGTCATCAGACAGTTATCGGAGAAGCGATTCGTAAAGCAAAAGAACTCGGAATCCACTCAGCTGTCATGACATTCGATCCACATCCATCTCATCTTTTCGATAGTGGAAAGAATAAAGTCGGATATATTACGCAGTATGATGAAAAAACTAGACTGCTGAAAGAAATGGGTGTTGACACATTATTCATTGTCAAGTTCGATTTGGATCTTGCATCATTGTCACCTGAGCAGTTTATCGAACTGTTTATCAAAGGGCTCGGTGTAAAGCATGTGACGGCAGGGTTTGACTTTACATTCGGCTCAAAAGGCTCTGGGACGATGGAGCAGATGGAATCACTTGCTGGAGATTCATATGGTACAACGACAATTGAAAAAGTTAAAGATTACGATGAAAAGATCTCTTCAACTCGTATACGGAAATTACTGTCCGAAGGCGATGTGGAAAAAACCGCTGCTTTATTAGGTCGCCCTTTCCGTACTTCAGGTATTGTTGTACACGGAGAAAAAAGAGGAAGACAGCTCGGTTTTCCGACAGCCAATATTTCTTACAATGAAGATTCAATCATCCCTTCAATTGGTGTCTATGCCGTTCGGATTGAATTTGCTGGAAAGGTATACGGCGGTGTTTGTAGCGTAGGTAAAAAACCGACATTCCATGATTCAAGTTCGATGGCGACGACTGTTGAAGTGCATATTATCGATTTTGACGACGATATATATGGCGTGGAAGTGAAGGTTGACTGGATCACATTCATTCGGGGGGAAGTGAAATTCAGTTCGGTTGACGCTCTAATTCAGCAAATCGGAGAAGACAAAGAAATAGCTAGGCAACTATTGTTTAAGGACTGA
- the truB gene encoding tRNA pseudouridine(55) synthase TruB, with amino-acid sequence MDGILPLWKEKGMTSHDCVFKLRKILGMKRVGHTGTLDPSVEGVLPICLGQATKVAEYITDAGKEYIATVSIGSATETEDADGEIVEQNSTYKSIAREDLLVALEQLTGDIIQIPPMYSAVKVNGKRLYEYARKGIEVERPKRTVTIHQIELLDERELYEGEEIEFSIRVRCGKGTYIRTLSVQIGELLGYPAHMASLVRTASGNFTKTDCLTLQEVASSKEREQLHTHIRPLEDALTIFEFIEIEEALYDKIINGQVLEQHPALNEHEYIVFTISEKAVAVYKKHPSKEGLMKPEKMFPFNS; translated from the coding sequence ATGGACGGAATCCTGCCGTTATGGAAAGAAAAAGGGATGACCTCCCATGACTGTGTCTTTAAGTTGCGTAAAATACTAGGTATGAAAAGAGTCGGTCACACGGGAACACTAGATCCGAGTGTTGAAGGCGTCCTTCCGATTTGCCTTGGTCAAGCAACCAAAGTCGCTGAATATATTACTGATGCCGGAAAAGAGTACATTGCTACAGTTTCAATCGGGTCGGCAACTGAAACAGAAGATGCTGACGGCGAAATCGTGGAACAAAATTCAACCTATAAATCGATTGCGCGCGAAGATCTACTCGTAGCACTTGAACAACTGACTGGTGACATCATTCAAATTCCGCCTATGTATTCTGCTGTCAAAGTGAATGGTAAAAGACTATACGAATATGCACGAAAAGGAATCGAAGTGGAACGTCCTAAGCGTACCGTAACGATTCATCAGATAGAACTTTTGGATGAACGTGAACTGTACGAAGGGGAAGAAATTGAATTCTCAATCCGTGTTAGATGCGGAAAAGGTACATATATTCGAACTCTGTCTGTCCAAATTGGTGAACTGCTTGGCTATCCTGCTCATATGGCAAGCCTTGTGCGAACTGCTTCTGGAAACTTTACGAAGACGGATTGTCTCACTTTACAGGAAGTTGCTTCATCCAAAGAACGAGAGCAACTACATACACATATTAGACCATTGGAAGATGCGCTTACTATATTCGAATTTATCGAGATTGAAGAAGCTTTATATGATAAAATAATAAATGGTCAAGTGTTGGAGCAGCATCCCGCACTTAATGAACACGAATATATCGTATTTACAATTTCAGAAAAAGCGGTTGCGGTCTATAAAAAACATCCTTCAAAAGAAGGATTAATGAAACCTGAAAAGATGTTTCCATTTAACAGCTAG
- the rbfA gene encoding 30S ribosome-binding factor RbfA, whose amino-acid sequence MSMRANRVAEQMKKELGSIIGQKLKDPRVGFVTVTDVEVTGDLQQSTIYISVLGTDAEKEATLAGLSKAKGFIRSEIGQRIRLRKTPEIEFAFDDSVAYGNRIETLLRQVKTEEE is encoded by the coding sequence ATGTCTATGCGTGCGAACCGTGTCGCTGAACAGATGAAGAAAGAGCTTGGTAGCATCATCGGTCAAAAGCTAAAGGATCCAAGAGTCGGATTCGTTACAGTTACTGATGTAGAAGTGACCGGCGATCTTCAACAATCGACAATATATATTTCTGTGCTGGGAACTGATGCTGAGAAAGAAGCCACATTAGCTGGTCTTTCAAAAGCAAAAGGTTTCATCCGCTCAGAAATCGGACAGCGGATCAGACTCCGTAAAACACCGGAAATCGAATTTGCTTTCGATGATTCCGTTGCATACGGCAACCGTATCGAAACATTACTTCGCCAAGTTAAAACTGAAGAAGAATAA
- a CDS encoding DUF503 domain-containing protein encodes MIVYAECIFFIPDVHSLKGKRSILKKMTDRVKNEFNVSIAEIDHQDLWQRTTLALVSVASVKAAAEGEIRRAIRFLESNPEWEMTDLLHEYY; translated from the coding sequence ATGATTGTATACGCCGAATGTATATTTTTCATACCAGATGTGCATTCCTTAAAAGGCAAAAGGTCAATACTGAAAAAAATGACCGATCGTGTTAAAAATGAATTTAATGTCTCAATAGCAGAAATTGATCACCAAGACTTATGGCAACGTACAACTCTTGCACTTGTTTCGGTCGCTTCCGTAAAAGCGGCGGCCGAAGGTGAGATAAGACGGGCCATTCGTTTCCTTGAGTCAAATCCCGAATGGGAAATGACCGATCTTCTGCATGAGTACTACTGA
- the infB gene encoding translation initiation factor IF-2: MTKIRVHEYAKQVNRTSKEVIEELGKINVNVTNHMAMLDKDATSKLNQRFGKGDSKTANQSSNTQSKPVPSRPAVSQDKPNQTNRPAQSQQRSGQGAQQGGNRPAQGQQRPGQGAQQGGNRPAQGQQRPGQGAQQGGNRPAQGQQRPSQGAQQGGNRPAQGQQRPGQGAQQGANRPAQGQQRPGQGAQQGANRPAQGQQRPGQGAQQGANRPAQGQQRPGQGAQQGANRPAQGQQRPGQGGPGGNRPAGRGGRPPARGINQGRRRHRPAPMPKVEMPLPEKITFYESLTVGELGKKLGREPSEIIKKLFMLGVMATINQELDKDAIELICADYGVEVEEEIRIDVTDLEIYFEEPEEVQGVPTERPPVVTIMGHVDHGKTTLLDSIRDTKVTQGEAGGITQHIGAYQIEVEGKQITFLDTPGHAAFTTMRARGAKVTDITILVVAADDGVMPQTIEAINHAKAAEVPIIVAVNKMDKPSANPDRVMQELTEHGLLSEAWGGDTIFVPISALTRDGIDQLLEMVLLVSEVAELKASKDIRAKGTVIEAQLDRGRGSVATLLVQDGTLRVGDPIVVGNTFGKVRAMINDIGRRVKEAGPSTPVEITGLNGVPQAGDRFVVFEDEKKARQIAESRAGDALVEQRGENTRVTLDNLFDQMKQGEMKELNLIVKADVQGTVEAMAASLMKIEVEGVNVKIIHTGAGAINESDISLAAASNAIVIGFNVRPDVNAKRAAEAEGVDIRLHKVIYKVIEEIESAMKGMLDPEFEEKVIGQAEVRETFKVSKIGTIAGSYVTEGKLTRAASVRVIRDNIVIFEGELDTLKRFKDDVKEVAKGYECGITIKNFNDIQEGDIFEGFIMQEIKRT, from the coding sequence ATGACGAAGATACGTGTACACGAATACGCGAAACAAGTGAATCGGACGAGTAAAGAAGTCATCGAAGAGCTTGGAAAAATTAATGTGAATGTAACGAACCATATGGCAATGTTGGATAAGGATGCGACGTCGAAATTGAATCAGCGATTTGGTAAAGGTGATTCCAAGACAGCAAACCAATCCTCTAATACTCAAAGCAAACCAGTACCTTCACGACCGGCAGTAAGCCAGGATAAACCGAATCAGACGAACCGTCCGGCTCAAAGCCAACAACGTTCAGGTCAAGGAGCGCAACAAGGTGGCAATCGTCCAGCTCAAGGCCAGCAACGTCCAGGTCAAGGAGCGCAACAAGGTGGTAATCGTCCGGCACAAGGCCAGCAACGTCCAGGTCAAGGAGCACAACAAGGTGGTAATCGTCCGGCACAAGGCCAGCAACGTCCAAGTCAAGGAGCACAACAAGGTGGCAATCGTCCGGCACAAGGCCAGCAACGTCCAGGTCAAGGCGCACAACAAGGTGCTAACCGTCCGGCACAAGGCCAGCAACGTCCGGGTCAAGGCGCACAACAAGGTGCTAACCGTCCGGCACAAGGCCAGCAACGTCCAGGTCAAGGCGCACAACAAGGTGCTAACCGTCCAGCACAAGGCCAGCAACGTCCAGGTCAAGGCGCACAACAAGGTGCTAACCGTCCAGCACAAGGCCAACAACGTCCGGGTCAAGGTGGTCCGGGTGGCAATCGTCCAGCGGGGCGCGGTGGAAGACCTCCTGCGCGTGGCATAAACCAAGGACGTAGAAGACATCGTCCAGCTCCGATGCCAAAGGTGGAAATGCCGCTTCCTGAAAAAATCACATTCTACGAATCACTTACTGTCGGAGAACTTGGTAAAAAATTAGGTCGTGAGCCATCTGAAATCATCAAAAAGTTATTTATGCTTGGTGTCATGGCGACAATCAATCAGGAGTTGGATAAAGATGCGATTGAACTAATCTGTGCTGATTACGGTGTGGAAGTAGAAGAAGAAATCCGCATCGATGTAACAGATCTTGAAATCTATTTTGAAGAGCCTGAAGAAGTGCAAGGCGTTCCAACTGAAAGACCGCCAGTCGTCACGATCATGGGGCACGTTGACCATGGTAAAACGACGCTTCTTGACTCCATTCGTGATACGAAAGTGACACAAGGTGAAGCTGGTGGAATTACTCAGCATATTGGTGCATACCAGATTGAAGTCGAAGGAAAGCAGATTACATTCCTAGATACACCGGGTCACGCAGCATTCACGACTATGCGTGCTCGTGGTGCGAAAGTTACTGACATTACAATCTTAGTTGTAGCGGCTGATGATGGTGTTATGCCACAGACAATCGAAGCGATCAACCATGCTAAAGCGGCGGAAGTTCCGATTATCGTTGCAGTAAACAAGATGGATAAACCTTCAGCCAACCCTGACCGCGTCATGCAAGAGTTAACTGAGCATGGTCTATTGTCGGAAGCATGGGGTGGAGATACAATCTTTGTACCAATTTCTGCATTGACACGTGACGGAATTGATCAGTTGCTTGAAATGGTCCTTCTTGTTTCTGAAGTGGCTGAGTTGAAAGCAAGCAAAGATATCCGTGCGAAAGGTACAGTTATTGAAGCACAACTCGATCGCGGACGCGGTTCGGTTGCAACATTGCTAGTACAAGACGGAACATTGCGTGTTGGTGATCCAATTGTTGTTGGTAATACTTTCGGTAAAGTAAGAGCAATGATTAACGACATCGGTCGCCGTGTGAAAGAAGCGGGTCCATCCACACCTGTTGAAATCACTGGGCTCAATGGTGTACCACAAGCTGGAGACCGTTTTGTAGTATTCGAAGATGAAAAGAAAGCACGTCAAATTGCCGAATCCAGAGCAGGAGATGCATTGGTTGAGCAACGCGGTGAAAATACTCGTGTTACTCTCGATAATTTATTCGACCAAATGAAGCAGGGCGAAATGAAAGAATTGAACTTAATCGTCAAAGCTGACGTTCAAGGTACAGTTGAAGCGATGGCTGCTTCACTTATGAAAATTGAAGTCGAAGGTGTCAACGTTAAAATCATCCACACGGGTGCAGGTGCCATCAACGAATCAGATATTTCACTCGCTGCCGCTTCAAATGCTATTGTTATCGGTTTCAACGTCAGACCAGATGTGAATGCAAAACGTGCAGCTGAAGCTGAAGGTGTCGATATCCGTTTGCATAAAGTCATCTATAAAGTGATTGAAGAAATTGAATCGGCTATGAAGGGAATGCTTGATCCTGAATTCGAGGAAAAAGTAATCGGCCAAGCTGAAGTGCGAGAAACCTTCAAAGTTTCTAAAATTGGTACAATTGCCGGAAGTTATGTAACTGAAGGTAAGCTGACGCGTGCTGCAAGTGTGCGAGTTATTCGCGATAACATTGTTATATTTGAAGGCGAACTGGATACATTAAAACGCTTTAAAGACGATGTGAAAGAAGTTGCCAAAGGATACGAATGCGGTATTACGATCAAAAACTTCAACGATATTCAAGAAGGCGACATTTTTGAAGGATTCATCATGCAGGAAATCAAACGGACATGA
- a CDS encoding YlxQ family RNA-binding protein encodes MNHPFKVFQMLGLAARARKLITGEELVLKEVRNGNASLVIVAEDASDNTRKKINDKCSFYNVEKHEFGSREALGHAIGKESRVVLALTDSGFAEKISGLLNEYNRGWANDEDTCTRIRETSESDE; translated from the coding sequence ATGAATCATCCTTTCAAGGTCTTTCAAATGTTGGGTTTGGCGGCAAGAGCGAGGAAATTAATCACAGGCGAAGAGCTTGTTTTAAAAGAAGTAAGAAATGGTAATGCATCTTTAGTTATTGTGGCTGAAGATGCATCTGATAACACACGTAAGAAAATAAATGATAAATGTAGCTTTTACAACGTTGAGAAGCATGAATTCGGGAGCCGTGAAGCTCTCGGTCATGCAATCGGGAAAGAGTCGCGGGTCGTACTCGCGTTAACGGATAGCGGCTTTGCCGAAAAAATATCCGGGCTCCTCAACGAATATAACCGGGGGTGGGCTAATGACGAAGATACGTGTACACGAATACGCGAAACAAGTGAATCGGACGAGTAA
- the rnpM gene encoding RNase P modulator RnpM, which produces MTSKKKIPLRKCASTGEMRPKKDMIRIVRTKEGEVSVDLTGKKSGRGTYVSKTEAAVETAKSNGSIESQLGSSVPDEVYDELLHAIRREALK; this is translated from the coding sequence ATGACGAGCAAGAAGAAAATCCCTTTACGCAAATGCGCATCTACCGGCGAAATGCGTCCGAAGAAAGACATGATTCGCATTGTCCGTACAAAAGAAGGCGAAGTTTCAGTTGATTTGACAGGAAAAAAATCAGGGAGAGGCACCTATGTCTCCAAAACTGAAGCCGCGGTTGAAACGGCGAAAAGTAATGGCTCAATCGAGAGCCAACTTGGGTCTTCTGTTCCTGATGAAGTGTATGATGAACTTCTTCATGCAATCCGTCGTGAGGCATTGAAATGA